The nucleotide window ATGGTGGGCGATCACGGACTCGAACCGTGGACCTCCTGCTTGTAAGGCAGGCGCTCTAACCAGCTGAGCTAATCGCCCTTTGCGCGCATTATGGGGATTTGGCGCGGTTATTGGGGGTGTTCGCAGTATAGCGGCTGCGGTGGATCGGGTCAAAAGTAGTTTTCCCAAAATGGAACAAAGCATTCATTCTGAAGGGGAGTTACTCTGGTTACCAAGGTGTGGCCTTTAACCGCAGTTTCCTGCTATGGTCATGGTAAATTTGGCTTTTCTGAGACTGGAAAATTGCGAAAATGGCCGTCTTGTTCGACAAGCTCCCCACGATCCTGGTATTGGCCGTCATGGTGGGCATTTTTGTGGCGCTGCGCCGCCACGTTAAATCGCCCCGGCTTCATCTGTGGATCGCGGCATGGGCGCTCATTTTTGTCCATTTCTTTGTCCAGATATTTGAGCCTGCTGACGGCACTTGGACGCCCTTGACGTTCATGATCGATCTTGGCAGCCTTCAGCTTTCCGCACTTTACTTTGTTGCTTCTCTGACGTCTTTTTTCGAAGACGCATGGCTGACCCTTTGTCTCCTTACCTTGACCGGCGTGCCTGCACTGGCTTATACCGCTGGTCTGGCATACCAACGCAACTGGCGATGGCTTTACATTTCCTGCGCTGTCATTATTTTTTACGGAACGCCGTTGTTCGTTGTCCTGCGACGCAAGGTGGTTACCACATTTTTTCTGTGGGCGCCGATTGTTGCTATCACCGGGACAGTGGCGATGGTGCGGGCATGGCAGGGGCACTTTGCCTTTGGGTTTCTCGCCATTCTTACTCTGGCCTTTGCTTTCCCTGGATTCCTGTTTTTCAGGCGCTATCCTCGCTGGTCACCGGGCGTGGTCACCAGTGTCGGCGGCTTTCTGCTTTGGGGCGCCGTCTTTCCCCTTGGGCAAATGATGTATGTGTGGGCGCCCACGCTCAAGATAAATCCCGAGCTCTGGAACACTCCTAAGTTTTTCGTCGCTTTTGGAATGATCCTCACGCTTCTGGAAGACAAATCAGAGTTCCTGCGATCCGCCGGACGGCGCGAGCAGAAACTGAACCATCAGCTGCAGAAATTTGCCGGCATAACTTCAAGACTTCTGACTGGGGTGGAGGTGAATTCAGTCTGCAATGAAATTGCCGCCGCCATCAGGGAAACTACCACCTTTGATCGGGTTGTAATTATTCTCAGCAATGATGGCAGAAACCTGTTTGCCGCCGGACACGCTGGTTATGAAGGCGATGCGAAAACCCTTATCGAGCACAAGTGCAATGAGGTTTGGAAATTTGATGACATGGTGGAAGCATGCACCATAGGCGAGAAATTCGGTGAGAGATCGGTTATCCTGCGGCCCGAGCAGATGGAAAAATACGGCCAGGTGCCCAGTTCCACCAGCTTTGAACCTTCCCCACATTGGACGAAAGGAAACCAGATACTGGTGCCGCTGCGTTCCATGCGCGGTGTGCATGTGGGATGCATTGGTCTGAGCGATCCACGGGAAGTCACGCGTGTAAATGCCGAGGAGCTGACCAAAATCGAATTGCTCGCCGGCGATCTTGCGGTGACGGTGGACAACGCCGCTTTGCACCGCCAATTAGCGCGTGCGGAAAAACTGGCGGCGATTGGCCAGCTTGTTGCAGGCGTCGCCCATGAATTGAACAATCCGCTGACATCCATCGTGGGTTACACGGAGCTTATCAGCGACGAGGTTCCTGAAGGTCCGGCGCGGCAGAAACTGGACAAAATGTTGCGTGAAGCCCAACGCATGAAGCGAATCATTGAAAACCTGCTGCGCTTCGCCCGCCAGAACACTCTGGCCAGGAAATCGGCAAATCTTGAGGTGCTATTGCAGGACGTTCTGGCTCTGCGCGAGTACCATTTGCATAATCACAACATAGAGGTTGAGGTCCAGATTGAGCCTGGCCTGCCGCACGTGGCGCTGGATGAAGACCAGTTCAAACAGATACTGTTAAACCTGCTGAATAATTCAATCGACGCGCTGGAAGGAAACGCCAAAAAGCGAATCAGGATTGAGGCAAGCTGCAGCAATGGCCGTGTAATACTTTGCTTTGACGACAATGGGTATGGTTTTGCAGACTTGAACCGCGTTTTTGACCCCTTCTATACCACTAAACCTGTTGGCAAAGGCACGGGTTTGGGGCTAAGCATCTGTTACGGCATCGTAAAGGAACACGGTGGAGAGATCCATGCGGAAAACCTGGAGCCGCATGGCGCACGCATCTCACTGGAATTGCCAGTGGAACAGGCCGCCCTTGCGGCATGCAGCATCTGAGGAAACACTAACGTCGTTTGTCCGTGGTCCAGCCTGCCAATAGACACACAAACTTAGCCTATTGCGCGTGAATGTGGGCCTGTGCCGCGCTAAATGTTGAAACGCGAGTAAAGCATTATTCCCGCGATCAGGAAAAACAACAAGGCAGAGCCCGCGCCACACACTTTGACCCAGGGTTCAATCCTGTTCATTTTCACGATCAGGTCCTGTTGCTCTTTGGCCATGTGAGCTTCAGAATTTCCCAGGAACAATTGATCATCTTCGTGCATGGAAAGGGTGCTGCGATAGATCAGAAGTACGATCAGCACGACTGTTAAACCGGCCCAAAGAATGAGGAGAGGCGTCATCATAAGAACACCACCTTGGATTTTTGGCCGATTCCGCTTACAGAGAGGCCGCAACCGCGGGTCGCGGCGAGGGTGTAGGTGGAACCTTTACGGGCATTATAAGCCTGCCCGAGGCGGAAAAATCCAGTATTTTCGTGAGTAGATGGGTGAGGGAACTGGCAGTGAATGGTTAAGGGTGGCGGCTGAGCGGGGAAAGAAGCTGGGCAGACAGAAAAATGGTGCGACCCGTAAATGCTTTGGTTCATCTAAGCACTAGAAGCCTAATAGAATCAGCAGTGAACCCGTGTATAATAGGGCTTGCAGCCAGCGCCAAAGGAGACCATAAATGGCTACCACAACGACTCCAAACGTAGAAACCACTCCCAAATTGCCGGTTAATTTGACTCCAACGGCAGTAACCAAGGTTAAGGAGATCATGGGCCAGCAGAATCCAGTGCCGGCAGGTTTGCGTATCGGCGTTGTGGGCGGCGGCTGCTCCGGCTTCTCTTACTCCATGTCTTTTGAGAACGCGCCCGGCGTCATGGATAAGGTCTATACCTTTGACGACCTGAAAGTTTATGTGGATGCGACCTCGGCCATGTATCTGAATGGCTGCGTCGTGGACTTTGTGGAAACCCTGGAAGCTTCAGGCTTCAAGTTTGAGAATCCGAACGTGAAGAGCACCTGCGGCTGTGGTTCTTCCTTCAACGTGTAGCAAAGATTTTCTTCCTGAGAGATTAAAGCCTCGTCGCAATGACGAGGCTTTTGCCTTTTTAGTTCTGCGGTGGTGTAGGAGCTGGAGTCTGCACGGGGGTGGGCTGTGCGTCTGGATTTTTAGGAGCACCGGAGCTTCCTGTCGCATTTCCTCCTGCCCGAGGCGCAGCCACGGTTACGCCGCTACCGCCGCTCTGCTCCAGCCGCAGATCATAGACGAAGTACCACTCGTCGTAATGGTCCTTATCGTTGAATTCTTTGATCCCTTGTTTCTTGCTGACACTGGCAACGCCCATGATCTGGCCCCCGCCTACCGTCGGACCATTACCGATGTTTGAAGTCACGAGGGTTCCATTGAATCCGGAAGACCCGCTGCCACCAGTCCCGCCAGTGTTTGCTGTTCCTCCGCTATTCGTTGTTCCGCCACCCGCGGTATTTGAATTGTTTGATTGTGAACTTTGCGTAAGGGAAGACGTGGGCAAGGTGCCTGTCTGGTTTTGCGGCGCGGGGATGTTGATCTGTGCCTCACCCACGTGCACCATTTTCCAGTCGGAGTCGCCGGTCATGGGGTCTACATATTTTTTGCGCAGGAAACGAACGTGATTGGTGTTCTCCAGTTGCTCAACGGAAACAGGATAGCGGCCGCCATTTTTGTGGACAAATCGCTTTACCGCGGTGGCGTAATCTTTGCCGCGATGGATCATCTCTTCTTCTTTGTCGCGCTTGATCTGCTGCGCGATCCTCGGCGCTTCCACGGACAACGCGATCAACATCAGCGTCATTGTGAGCATTAAGGCCAGTAACACGTAGCCGGATTCTTTTGAGTGGGTTCGGCCTAATTTCATACAACGCATATTAAAATTCTCGCAAGCTACTTCGCGGTTACCGGGATTGTCTGGCGATTGCTGTTCAGCATATCCTCAATGATAACGCTGGTGTTGTTGATTTGAATGACCTTGTATTTTCTCTCCACGATGTCACCTTGCCGGGCGACGAATACTTCACCTTCGTCAGCAAGAAAGATCCTCTTTGGTTCGTTGCCCTTGCTGGCAAAGCCGTAAAACTTGAGCGGAATCGGCGGCGGAGGAGGTGTCGGCGTCGGCGTTGGCGGCATCTCCGGCCCATAGGGCTGTCTCACCGAAGCGATAGGAGGTGTGATCGGCTTCAATTCTTCCATCCGGAAAATGTTTCTGCCTCCGGCTTCGTACTTTTTGCTTTGGCTGGCGGCCAGGATGTCGAGACGCAATCTGGGATCAAGCGTGTTGTCAATTAATTGCGCCGGGCTCGTGGATTTTTTGGTCGCCTGCGTTGTTGTTTGCGTGGAACTTGCGGGTACGGGAGCAGGCGCGGGAGAGTTGGCGGAACTTGTGCCGAAGTCGACAAAGTTATAAATGCCAACCAGCAGCAGGATCGCCAGCAGTGCGATCATCCATCGCACTTCCTTTTTATTTTCCGCGCCTATCTTCACGTAAGGTCCTTCTCCTCTGGCTATAAACGTTCGCGGCCCGTGGCCGCTATTAGCTTTCTTTCAGGAATGTCTCAAATTTTACCTGCAGCGATACCACTCCGCCTTCCTGGCTGTTGAGCGATATTTGATCAATGATAAACACGAGCCTGTCCTGCTCCATGGCATTGATAAACTTCGCAACTTTTGCGTACTCGCCGGTCACAGTCGTCTCAATGTTCACGCGCTGCACGTCCGGCAGTTCATTCTTTTCAGCGCTTCCGGTCCGGTCCTGGCCATAGCGGATTCCAGCAGTGGTTACGCCGGCATCCTTCATCAGTTTTTCCAGGTGCTGGGATATCTGGGAAAACTGGCTGGGCACTTTCTCTTCATAGAACTTCTTTACGTCCACCCGGGTTTGCGCCAGTTTCTTGTCGATTCCAATCAGCGGAGTCACTTCGCGGGTCAGCGCCTGTTTCTGTTCCCGCAAACTAGCTTCCTGCGCCGCTCGCGCAGAAGGGCTGGATCCGGGCAGCAACAGGTAAATCACGAGCAACAAATCTACCGCGCCAAGGACGGCAAGTATCGTCGTAAATTGCTTCCGCATTTTTTCCAGATGATTCATTTACAAGCCCTCCCTGTTGCCGGTTCGCGCTGGGGGAGTTACCGCGGGAGAGTAATAAGTCACAATGTCGAACTTGAAAAGCTGCGCTTCAGTCTTGGCCTGCTTTTGCATGGTTTCGCTGGTAATTTGCGGACTGCGAAAGCGCTCTGACTTTTCCATCTTCTTCTCGAGTTCTAGTCCGTTCTCGTGAGTATCGCCCATCACAACCAGCGTCAGCTTAAGGCGATTGTCCATTGTTACTTCCGGATGGACAGAACTCAGGAAGGCGCGGGCCGGCATGATTCTCTGGAGATCGTTGAATAGCTGCGTCCAGGAAAGCTGGCGGCGGTTGATCTGCCTGTTCCAGTAATTTTTTTGCTCGGTAACGTCATGATTTTCCGGCAGATTTGAGATTGCCTCCGCGGCAGCACGTTGTTTTTGCAGATCGGCAATCTCAGCCTGTAATTGCCTGATTCGCTGGCCAGACTGTGACGAATTATGGAAATTTCTCCATGCAAATCCGATGAGTAGGAGCATGAGCACGGCTGATACTCCAATGGCCACGCTCCAACGCACGTAAAACTGCCGTACGTCTTCATATTTCTGAGTTGCGAGATTGATATTGAGGCGCATTATCCCAGCAAAGCCCCCACAATTCCCGCCATTGTCGTAGGCGAAACATGCTCGCCGCTCAGGTTCTGCTCAACGGCAAGTTGTGGCGCCAATTCCTGGACCTGCGCGCCCGTCTGTTGATGGAGCAATGGGCCAAGTTCGTCCAGCGGGGCCGGCCCGCCCACATAGATCTTTTCAATATGTGCGGCAAAGGTATCTTCAAAAAAAACGATGGAGGGCAACACAGCTTCTGAGAGCTCTGTCGCGGAAAAAGTGCCGCCATGTGGATTGTCCAGTGTACGCACCAGCCGCAACTCCTGCCGCTCAACCGCCGTGATGGTAATGTTCATTGGGTCAACCTTCAACACCAGCGTGGGACGCTCGCCCTCCACCAGCCCAAGCGCCGCAATTGAAGATGGCAGCACCACACCGGGCTCATATCCAATATCGCGGAAGGCTTTCTCATATTCGTCAATGATTTCTCGCGGAGCCACAGCAGCTGCTACTCTGATAGTTCCATTGGCGCGAGTTATATCGTAAGAAAGCGTTGCCTGGTCCACGTCAAAGGGGAGCGATTTCTTGAGGCGAAACCGAACGACAGGCTCGATCTCATCGCGCTTGGTGGGCAGGGAATCAAAATCCAGGAGCATCATGCGGATTGCCACGTCCGGCAACACCACGATTACGTCTCTTGACTTTCCCGCTACCGCGCCCAGTGCGCCGGTCAAAGCGGTGCGCAACGCCTCAGGATTGAGGATGTTCGGAATGTTCAACCCAGGAGCAATCGTGCCTTCATTGAAGCGCCTTGAGGTAAACACCTCCAGCTTCAATGTTTTTTCGGAAGCGCGCGCGGCGATTACCCCTTCCGAGGTGATTTCACACGCCAGCCGTGGCCGTACCGTTTTTTGTTGCGAAGCTGCCATTTTTATCTCGTAGTCTCGATGAAAGTGACCTTATTAATTTCCTTCATCGTAGTAACGCCGGTCCTGACGCGCGCCAGCGCTGAATCGCGCAGAAACTTCATTCCTTCTTCATGCGCGGCTTTGCGAATTTCCGATGACGGCCGCTTCTCGAGAATCAGTTCACGGATACGATCAGAGAGATCCAGCAGTTCATGGATCGCGGTTCGTCCGTGATAGCCGGTGCCGCCGCATTCAATGCATCCAGGGCCATCGTAGAACGTCACGTCGCGCCATTCTTTCGGCGAGAGGCCAAAGTTTTCCAACTCCGTATCCGAATAACGTACCGGCGCTTTGCAGTGAAGGCAAATCATTCGCACCAGCCGTTGCGCCAGGACGCAGTTTAACGCTGAAACAAAGTTGTATGGTTCCACTCCCATGTTCAGGAACCGCCCCAACACGTCGACCACGTTATTGGCGTGTACCGTGGTAAATACCAGGTGGCCGGTGAGCGCGGATTGGATGGCGATTTGCGCGGTTTCCGTATCGCGGATTTCGCCCACCATGATCTTGTCAGGATCATGGCGCAGGATGGACCGCAGACCGCGGGCAAAAGTAAGGCCCTTCTTCTCATTCACTGGAATCTGCGTGATGCCATGGATCTGGTATTCCACCGGATCTTCAATCGTGATGATCTTGTCTTCATCGGTCTTGATTTCATTCAGCGCGGCATAGAGCGTTGTTGTCTTACCGCTGCCGGTTGGTCCGGTCACCAGCACCATGCCGTAGGGCTCCAGAATATAGCGCCGGAACTTGCGCAGGTCTTCTTCGTCAAAGCCCACAACGTCCAACACCAGGTTGCGGAACTTTTCGCTCATCGATTCTTTGTCCAGCACGCGGAGCACGGCATTTTCGCCGTGAATGGTCGGCATGATGGAAACGCGGAAATCGATCAGGCGTCCACTGTACTTCACCCGGAAACGTCCGTCCTGCGGGACGCGGCGTTCCGCGATATCCAGCTCGCTCATGACCTTGATACGGGTAATGATTGTGGAATGATGTTCCTTTGCCATCGGCTGCATGGCCGGCGTGAGCACGCCGTCAATTCGATATTTGACGACGACGGAGTCACTTTCAGTCTCAACGTGAATGTCACTGGCCCGCTTTTGCAGTGCGGTGAAAATTGTGGTGTCTACCAGCCGGATGATCGGGCTAACGTCGGCTTCCGCCGTGCCGGTGAT belongs to Terriglobia bacterium and includes:
- a CDS encoding iron-sulfur cluster assembly accessory protein translates to MATTTTPNVETTPKLPVNLTPTAVTKVKEIMGQQNPVPAGLRIGVVGGGCSGFSYSMSFENAPGVMDKVYTFDDLKVYVDATSAMYLNGCVVDFVETLEASGFKFENPNVKSTCGCGSSFNV
- a CDS encoding GspE/PulE family protein, with protein sequence METASPINGLVEGTEQKARDMAARYRCEFVDLRDYHLDAELFKTVPVDLMFRYNFVPLEQNESTLSIAIADPSKLMMIDEIGLLLNRRIKTKVATLVQISEILKKTEQSQRVLEEASEGFVLDVVRDDEGSGDENITIDRITGTAEADVSPIIRLVDTTIFTALQKRASDIHVETESDSVVVKYRIDGVLTPAMQPMAKEHHSTIITRIKVMSELDIAERRVPQDGRFRVKYSGRLIDFRVSIMPTIHGENAVLRVLDKESMSEKFRNLVLDVVGFDEEDLRKFRRYILEPYGMVLVTGPTGSGKTTTLYAALNEIKTDEDKIITIEDPVEYQIHGITQIPVNEKKGLTFARGLRSILRHDPDKIMVGEIRDTETAQIAIQSALTGHLVFTTVHANNVVDVLGRFLNMGVEPYNFVSALNCVLAQRLVRMICLHCKAPVRYSDTELENFGLSPKEWRDVTFYDGPGCIECGGTGYHGRTAIHELLDLSDRIRELILEKRPSSEIRKAAHEEGMKFLRDSALARVRTGVTTMKEINKVTFIETTR